A single genomic interval of Acidiferrobacteraceae bacterium harbors:
- a CDS encoding thymidylate synthase: MQQYLDLMRHVLETGARKEDRTGTGTLSIFGHQARYDLSKGFPLLTTKKLHLRSIIHELLWFLRGDTNIRYLKDNGVSIWDEWADENGELGPIYGYQWRSWPAPDGRHIDQISQILKQIRETPDSRRIIVSAWNVADLERMKLPPCHAFFQFYVADGRLSCQLYQRSADIFLGVPFNIASYALLTMMIAQATGLKPGDFVHTLGDSHLYLNHLEQARLQLEREPRPLP, encoded by the coding sequence ATGCAGCAGTACCTTGATCTCATGCGTCACGTGCTCGAAACCGGGGCACGCAAGGAAGACCGGACCGGTACCGGGACCCTGAGCATATTCGGGCACCAGGCGCGGTACGATCTGTCGAAAGGCTTCCCCCTGCTTACCACCAAGAAACTTCACCTGCGCTCCATAATCCATGAGCTGCTCTGGTTCCTCCGCGGCGACACCAATATCCGGTATCTGAAGGACAATGGCGTAAGTATCTGGGACGAATGGGCGGACGAAAACGGCGAACTCGGACCGATCTACGGCTATCAGTGGAGGTCCTGGCCCGCGCCGGATGGCCGTCATATCGACCAGATCTCGCAAATCCTCAAACAGATCCGGGAAACTCCGGATTCCCGCCGCATCATCGTCAGCGCCTGGAATGTCGCTGATCTGGAGCGGATGAAACTGCCGCCCTGCCACGCCTTCTTCCAGTTCTACGTCGCCGATGGGCGCCTGTCCTGTCAGCTATACCAGCGCAGTGCGGACATTTTCCTGGGGGTCCCCTTCAACATTGCCTCCTACGCCCTGCTGACCATGATGATCGCCCAGGCCACGGGACTGAAACCCGGCGACTTTGTGCATACGCTTGGGGATTCCCATCTGTATCTGAATCATCTTGAGCAGGCCAGGCTACAGCTCGAGCGGGAGCCGCGCCCCCTGCC
- a CDS encoding DUF302 domain-containing protein has product MKRSLLMLVLVIAASFALPTQAAGPAHGLLMIRVKQSFPEAMSVLQESIADEGYTLIRVQRVDVGLTKSGYKTAEYRIVFFGKADEVHRLSKKYPDLIPFLPLKLAIFAEGNDSIVVGANPRVLEDFYPDKRLRPQFRKWERDFHKILDRVQYGN; this is encoded by the coding sequence TTGAAACGCTCACTGCTGATGCTCGTACTGGTCATTGCTGCGAGCTTTGCCCTCCCGACCCAGGCCGCCGGCCCGGCGCACGGCCTGTTGATGATCCGGGTGAAACAATCGTTTCCGGAAGCGATGTCGGTCTTGCAGGAATCCATTGCCGATGAAGGTTACACCCTGATCCGGGTGCAACGTGTGGACGTGGGGTTGACGAAAAGCGGTTACAAGACAGCGGAATACCGGATCGTGTTCTTCGGCAAGGCGGATGAGGTCCATCGCCTGTCGAAAAAATATCCGGACCTGATTCCCTTCCTGCCACTAAAGCTTGCGATCTTTGCCGAGGGCAATGATTCCATTGTCGTCGGCGCCAATCCCCGGGTACTGGAAGATTTCTACCCCGACAAGCGCCTACGCCCCCAATTCCGCAAGTGGGAGCGGGACTTCCACAAGATTCTGGATCGAGTGCAGTACGGGAACTAG